One Verrucomicrobiota bacterium genomic region harbors:
- a CDS encoding SprT family zinc-dependent metalloprotease produces MTCITQAAPVTSLAAMPMVSPPIFSREIREELRAHLVQWCQLWQVPELPPQVLILFSVRLNCALGRCRPVRCRITLSDVLLLEPNRRLLVETLCHEAAHLAAFQKFGARIKPHGVEWRSLMQAAGYEPKVTARREQVFGLDQRLASIRRRYEYHCPQCNLTHLRRSKNIRLRCRACFNAGRSGLLLIKRLY; encoded by the coding sequence ATGACTTGTATCACTCAAGCCGCGCCTGTCACCAGTCTGGCCGCCATGCCAATGGTGAGTCCGCCGATTTTCTCCCGGGAAATCCGGGAGGAGTTGCGGGCGCATCTGGTTCAGTGGTGCCAACTCTGGCAGGTGCCGGAGTTGCCGCCGCAAGTCCTGATCTTATTCAGTGTCCGCTTGAACTGTGCCTTGGGCCGATGCCGTCCAGTACGATGCCGGATCACGCTCAGCGACGTTTTGTTGCTGGAACCAAACCGCCGGTTGTTGGTGGAAACCTTATGCCATGAAGCCGCGCATTTGGCCGCGTTTCAAAAGTTTGGCGCCCGGATCAAGCCGCATGGGGTGGAATGGCGCAGCCTGATGCAGGCCGCCGGTTATGAGCCGAAAGTCACGGCCCGGCGCGAGCAGGTCTTTGGCCTCGATCAACGCCTGGCCTCCATTCGGCGGCGGTACGAGTATCACTGCCCGCAGTGCAACCTCACCCATTTACGCCGGTCCAAGAACATACGGTTACGTTGCCGGGCGTGCTTCAACGCCGGGCGCAGTGGTCTGCTCCTGATCAAACGGCTTTATTAG